In a single window of the Necator americanus strain Aroian chromosome X, whole genome shotgun sequence genome:
- a CDS encoding hypothetical protein (NECATOR_CHRX.G22217.T1), protein MKAKLAVVWLLSLGKSLFATPPYSLPQYPAHWALPSQTSDGMATGERRSNLRLLRTPLILDQCDTRTTRHGDCLRLCTYNARTVSTDADLHAILGAAELIKFHVVALQETKCRRSDIRQMNDGTLVIRGEKVPSRNVGGVGFVVHPYVVHLVDSHEILSPRLAILRLRPLRQKPISIINCYSPTSAADESELNAFYEELEEVVRNEKSFYKFVVGDFNAKLGNATEEE, encoded by the coding sequence atgaaagctaagctcgccgtggtatggctgcttagtttgggaaaaagtctctttgccactccaccATATTCACtacctcagtaccctgcacactgggccctgccgtctcagacgtcggacggtatggcgaccggtgagaggcgatcaaatctcaggttgcttaGGACGCCATTGATCCTGGACCAatgcgacacacgcacgactcgccatggagactgtcttagactgtgtacttacaacgcgagaacagtttccacagacgctgacctgcatgccatTCTCGGGGCTGCAGAgcttatcaaatttcacgtggttgctctgcaggagaccaagtgcagaaggagcgacatacgacagatgaatgacggtacactcgtcattcgtggagagaaggttccttcgcgaaatgtaggcggtgttggttttgttgtgcacccatatgtcgtccatctcgtcgattctcacgagatcctgtcacctcgtctggccattcttcgcctccgccctctgcgccaaaaacccatcagtatcatcaactgctactcaccaacatcagcagctgatgaatccgaattgaacgcgttttacgaggagctggaggaagtagtccgcaacgagaagtccttctacaaattcgttgtcggagacttcaacgcaaaactaggaaatgccacagaagaggaataa